Proteins from a genomic interval of Nocardioidaceae bacterium:
- a CDS encoding SigE family RNA polymerase sigma factor → MRADLRESFGAYVTARRDHLLRTAYLLCGDHAQAEDLVQAALVSAASRWSRLADDPEAYVRRSIVNQHVSWWRRHRGRTCTVAEVPGTAHAAGGQDETQRIEDSLSLAAALSALAPRQRAVVVLRFFEDLDVAATAEALGCSTGTVKSQTSDALRRLRSLLPALAPELVPEPKGRT, encoded by the coding sequence ATGCGCGCTGACCTCCGCGAGTCCTTCGGCGCCTACGTCACCGCCCGGCGCGACCACCTGCTCCGTACCGCCTACCTGCTGTGCGGCGACCACGCGCAGGCCGAGGACCTCGTGCAGGCCGCGCTGGTCTCTGCGGCGTCGCGGTGGTCCCGTCTCGCTGATGACCCCGAGGCGTACGTGCGACGTTCGATCGTCAATCAGCACGTGTCCTGGTGGCGTCGGCACCGGGGACGCACGTGCACCGTGGCAGAGGTTCCCGGCACCGCGCACGCTGCCGGCGGCCAGGACGAGACGCAACGGATCGAGGACTCGCTCTCCCTTGCCGCGGCTCTGTCAGCGCTCGCTCCGCGCCAGCGGGCCGTGGTCGTGCTGCGCTTCTTCGAGGACCTCGACGTCGCAGCCACCGCCGAGGCTCTCGGCTGCTCCACCGGCACCGTGAAGTCGCAGACCTCGGACGCGCTCCGGCGCCTGCGGTCGCTGCTGCCCGCGCTGGCCCCCGAGCTGGTGCCCGAGCCAAAGGGGCGCACCTGA
- a CDS encoding SDR family NAD(P)-dependent oxidoreductase produces the protein MSSRARTVMITGATDGIGRLAALRLAEEGHELLLHGRSARKLAAVESEVEEAGASSVTTLRADLSSLAAVSDLAVLLETQLDADDGASLDAIVHNAGVYGAEDPRTADGLDVRFVVNTLAPYLLTRRLGPFLGAGSRVVSVASAAQSTVDLAALRGELQLSDGAAYAQSKLAMTMWTLHLSAESSPGPKPAYVALNPSSLMATKMVADAFGLSGSSANDPDRGARILQQAAVGEEFGEADGAWFDGDAGQAGEFAEPHADARDADLRRELVAAMDELLSDHVRS, from the coding sequence ATGAGCTCGCGAGCCAGGACCGTGATGATCACCGGAGCGACCGACGGCATCGGCCGGCTCGCCGCGCTGCGCCTCGCCGAGGAGGGTCACGAGCTGCTGCTGCACGGCCGCAGCGCGCGCAAGCTCGCCGCGGTCGAGTCCGAGGTGGAGGAGGCCGGTGCCAGCTCGGTGACCACGTTGCGCGCGGATCTGTCCTCGCTCGCCGCCGTCAGCGACCTGGCCGTCCTGCTCGAGACCCAGCTCGACGCCGACGACGGTGCCTCGCTGGACGCGATCGTGCACAACGCCGGCGTCTACGGCGCCGAGGACCCGCGCACCGCCGACGGGCTGGACGTGCGCTTCGTGGTCAACACCCTCGCGCCCTACCTCCTCACGCGTCGGCTCGGGCCGTTCCTCGGCGCCGGATCCCGCGTGGTGTCGGTCGCCTCGGCCGCGCAGAGCACCGTCGACCTGGCTGCACTCCGCGGCGAGCTGCAGCTGTCCGACGGCGCGGCGTACGCCCAGAGCAAGCTGGCCATGACCATGTGGACCCTGCACCTGTCCGCCGAGAGCAGCCCGGGGCCGAAGCCTGCGTACGTCGCCCTCAACCCGAGCTCGCTCATGGCCACCAAGATGGTCGCCGACGCGTTCGGCCTGAGCGGCTCGAGCGCCAACGACCCGGACCGCGGCGCCCGCATCCTGCAGCAGGCCGCGGTCGGCGAGGAGTTCGGTGAGGCCGACGGAGCCTGGTTCGACGGCGATGCGGGCCAGGCGGGTGAGTTCGCCGAGCCGCACGCCGACGCGCGGGACGCGGACCTCCGCCGCGAGCTGGTCGCCGCGATGGACGAGCTGCTCAGCGACCACGTGCGCTCGTGA
- a CDS encoding NUDIX domain-containing protein → MLVDPHGRLLLQERDSGAPIAPDCWSLCGGHVEAGEDDETAAHRELAEETGLTDQLLRHWRTVVLEDVDGRDRPSRFSVWVAPTTATDDDIVLGEGRQIVFVDPHEIATLTTSESGGIILEEFLASAERPQLQREAARLPPELPNA, encoded by the coding sequence CTGCTGGTCGACCCCCACGGCCGGCTGCTCCTGCAGGAGCGGGACTCCGGCGCTCCGATCGCGCCGGACTGCTGGAGTCTCTGCGGCGGCCATGTCGAAGCCGGGGAGGACGACGAGACGGCGGCCCACCGGGAGCTCGCGGAGGAGACCGGTCTCACCGATCAGCTCCTCCGGCACTGGCGCACCGTCGTGCTCGAGGACGTGGATGGCCGCGACCGACCCAGCCGGTTCTCGGTGTGGGTCGCCCCGACGACCGCGACCGACGACGACATCGTGCTGGGGGAGGGCCGTCAGATCGTCTTCGTCGACCCGCACGAGATTGCGACGCTGACGACATCCGAGTCCGGCGGCATCATCCTGGAGGAGTTCCTCGCCTCGGCGGAGCGTCCGCAGCTGCAGCGTGAGGCCGCACGCCTGCCGCCCGAGCTGCCGAACGCCTGA
- a CDS encoding SigE family RNA polymerase sigma factor, which translates to MPAELEADFEAYVADRWTPLVRFATLLTRSEPDAEDLVQAALVKAASRWERLADHPEPYVRTVIAREHVSRWRRHRGRVVAHAEIPEPPPDTGRADTADVLALRQALADLTPRQRTAVVLRHHLGLSERETAETMRCSVGAVKSQTHAGLRRLRAQLSQDDASSMRAV; encoded by the coding sequence CTGCCCGCTGAGCTCGAGGCCGACTTCGAGGCGTACGTCGCCGATCGCTGGACGCCGCTCGTACGCTTCGCGACACTGCTGACCAGGTCCGAACCGGACGCCGAGGACCTGGTGCAGGCAGCGCTGGTGAAGGCGGCCTCGCGCTGGGAGCGCCTGGCCGACCATCCGGAGCCGTACGTACGTACCGTCATCGCCCGCGAGCACGTGTCCCGGTGGCGCCGTCACCGCGGCCGCGTCGTGGCACACGCCGAGATCCCGGAACCACCGCCCGACACCGGTCGCGCCGACACCGCCGACGTCCTCGCCCTGCGGCAGGCGCTCGCCGACCTCACGCCACGGCAGCGGACGGCTGTCGTCCTGCGACACCACCTCGGGCTCTCCGAGCGCGAGACCGCCGAGACCATGCGGTGCTCGGTGGGCGCGGTGAAGTCCCAGACCCACGCGGGCCTGCGACGACTGCGCGCGCAGCTGTCCCAGGACGACGCGTCGTCGATGCGCGCCGTGTGA
- a CDS encoding SMP-30/gluconolactonase/LRE family protein, which yields MLARTTTGAPTVVPVPGNGCEDVLVDTAGRVLTGTDDGIIHRVDPDTGTCEVLARTRGRPLGLEWLPDGRLLVCDASKGVLAVDVETGRVRTLVGLVMGRPMRFCNNATVASNGDVWFTDSSTEHGVEGWKHDLAEHTCTGRLLRLRPDGTVTVELEGLAFANGVVMARDESFVAVAQTGRREVTRYWLTGRRAGQTDALCEDLPGYPDNLSRHEDRIWITLASPRDRTLEILQHRMPLGVRRAALRLPQRLQPGVRRTARALAVDDQGRTQRDIDLDAGSFHMVTGAREHEGRLWLGSLVEPAVAVVDL from the coding sequence ATGCTTGCCCGCACGACCACCGGTGCCCCCACGGTGGTCCCGGTGCCCGGCAACGGTTGCGAGGACGTGCTGGTCGACACCGCGGGACGCGTGCTCACCGGCACCGACGACGGCATCATCCACCGCGTCGACCCCGACACCGGCACCTGCGAGGTGCTCGCCCGCACCCGCGGCCGGCCCCTGGGTCTGGAGTGGCTGCCCGACGGCCGGCTGCTGGTCTGCGACGCGTCGAAGGGGGTGCTGGCGGTCGACGTCGAGACGGGCCGCGTACGCACCCTCGTGGGCCTCGTCATGGGCCGGCCGATGCGGTTCTGCAACAACGCGACCGTCGCGAGCAACGGCGACGTGTGGTTCACCGACTCCAGCACCGAGCACGGCGTCGAGGGCTGGAAGCACGACCTGGCCGAGCACACCTGCACCGGACGGCTCCTGCGGCTGCGACCGGACGGCACGGTGACCGTCGAGCTCGAGGGTCTGGCCTTCGCCAACGGCGTGGTGATGGCACGCGACGAGAGCTTCGTCGCCGTCGCGCAGACCGGTCGGCGCGAAGTGACTCGCTACTGGCTCACGGGCCGTCGGGCGGGGCAGACCGATGCCCTGTGCGAGGACCTGCCGGGCTATCCGGACAACCTCTCCCGGCACGAGGACCGCATCTGGATCACGCTGGCCTCGCCGCGTGACCGGACCCTGGAGATCCTGCAGCACCGCATGCCCCTGGGCGTACGCCGTGCCGCGCTCCGGCTGCCGCAGAGGTTGCAGCCGGGCGTACGCCGCACCGCGCGGGCCCTCGCGGTCGACGACCAGGGCCGCACCCAGCGCGACATCGATCTCGACGCCGGGAGCTTCCACATGGTCACCGGAGCGCGCGAGCACGAGGGGCGGTTGTGGTTGGGCAGCCTGGTCGAGCCCGCGGTCGCGGTCGTCGACCTCTGA
- the dxs gene encoding 1-deoxy-D-xylulose-5-phosphate synthase, with translation MGLLQSITSPRDLRALDAEQLTDLGAEIRDALVSIVARTGGHLGPNLGVVELTMAIHRVFDSPRDPVVFDTGHQTYVHKMLTGRLADFDGLRQEGGLSGYPSRTESEHDWVENSHASTALSYADGLAKAYAVRGEDRHVVAVIGDGALTGGMAWEALNNIAAGPDRRLVMVVNDNGRSYTPTVGGVAEHLTSLRTSPRYEQVLDLVKHRLHGVRGVGPAVYDALHAMKKGMKDAFAPQGLFEDLGLKYVGPVDGHDLEALEQALAAAKKFNGPVIVHVITRKGFGYDPAERHEADQFHAPGKFDIDTGVEAPKGRIWTDVFAEEIVALGARRPDLVAITAAMMHPVGLDRFAAAFPDRTYDVGIAEQHAATSAAGLAMGGLHPVVAVYATFLNRAFDQVLMDCALHRCGVTFVLDRAGVTGDDGASHNGMWDMSILQVVPGLRLAAPRDGARLRELLGEAVAVDDAPTVLRYPKGAPPEDVEAVDTVGGCDVLARQGAKDVLIVSAGAMATTSLDVASRLVAQGVGVTVVDPRWVKPLDPALVDVAREHRLVVTVEDNGRVGGVGAAVAQLLSDARVDVPVRVHGIAQEFLEHAKRPVLLERSGLSAQTLARGIVEEVTSWETAGDTAGATGTSTGEPADRS, from the coding sequence ATGGGTCTGCTGCAGTCGATCACCTCCCCGCGCGACCTGCGCGCGCTCGACGCCGAGCAGCTGACCGACCTCGGGGCGGAGATCCGCGACGCGCTGGTGAGCATCGTGGCGCGTACGGGCGGCCACCTCGGCCCCAACCTCGGCGTCGTCGAGCTGACCATGGCGATCCACCGCGTCTTCGACTCCCCGCGCGACCCCGTGGTTTTCGACACCGGCCACCAGACCTACGTCCACAAGATGCTCACCGGGCGCCTGGCGGACTTCGACGGTCTGCGGCAGGAGGGCGGCCTCTCGGGCTACCCCAGCCGTACCGAGTCCGAGCACGACTGGGTGGAGAACTCCCACGCCTCCACGGCGCTGTCATACGCCGACGGGCTCGCCAAGGCGTACGCGGTGCGCGGCGAGGACCGCCACGTCGTCGCCGTCATCGGCGACGGGGCGCTCACCGGCGGCATGGCCTGGGAGGCGCTGAACAACATCGCGGCCGGCCCTGACCGGCGCCTGGTCATGGTCGTCAACGACAACGGACGCTCCTACACCCCCACGGTCGGCGGCGTCGCGGAGCACCTCACGAGCCTGCGCACGAGCCCTCGGTACGAGCAGGTGCTCGACCTGGTCAAGCACCGACTGCACGGTGTGCGCGGCGTCGGGCCCGCCGTGTACGACGCGCTGCACGCGATGAAGAAGGGCATGAAGGACGCCTTCGCGCCCCAGGGTCTCTTCGAGGACCTGGGCCTGAAGTACGTCGGGCCGGTCGACGGGCACGACCTCGAGGCCCTGGAGCAGGCCCTGGCCGCGGCGAAGAAGTTCAACGGCCCGGTCATCGTCCACGTCATCACCCGCAAGGGCTTCGGCTACGACCCCGCCGAGCGCCACGAGGCCGACCAGTTCCACGCCCCCGGCAAGTTCGACATCGACACCGGCGTCGAGGCACCCAAGGGCCGCATCTGGACCGACGTCTTCGCCGAGGAGATCGTCGCGCTGGGCGCCCGGCGTCCCGACCTCGTGGCCATCACCGCGGCGATGATGCACCCGGTGGGCCTCGACCGCTTCGCGGCGGCGTTCCCCGACCGCACCTACGACGTCGGCATCGCCGAGCAGCACGCCGCCACCTCCGCCGCCGGTCTGGCGATGGGCGGCCTGCATCCCGTCGTCGCGGTGTACGCCACCTTCCTCAACCGCGCCTTCGACCAGGTGCTGATGGACTGCGCGCTGCACCGCTGCGGCGTCACCTTCGTGCTGGACCGCGCCGGCGTCACCGGCGACGACGGCGCCAGCCACAACGGCATGTGGGACATGTCGATCCTGCAGGTCGTGCCGGGTCTGCGGCTGGCGGCGCCGCGCGACGGGGCCAGGCTGCGCGAGCTGCTGGGCGAGGCCGTCGCGGTCGACGACGCGCCGACGGTGCTGCGCTACCCCAAGGGCGCCCCGCCCGAGGACGTCGAGGCCGTCGACACCGTCGGTGGGTGCGACGTGCTGGCCCGTCAGGGAGCCAAGGACGTGCTGATCGTCTCGGCGGGCGCGATGGCCACCACGAGCCTCGACGTCGCCTCGCGACTGGTCGCCCAAGGAGTCGGCGTCACCGTCGTCGACCCCCGCTGGGTCAAGCCTCTCGACCCGGCCCTCGTCGACGTCGCCCGCGAGCACCGGCTCGTGGTCACCGTCGAGGACAACGGCCGTGTCGGCGGCGTGGGCGCCGCTGTCGCCCAGCTGCTCTCCGACGCCCGTGTCGACGTGCCCGTACGCGTCCACGGCATCGCCCAGGAGTTCCTCGAGCACGCCAAGCGACCGGTGCTGCTGGAGCGCAGCGGCCTGTCCGCCCAGACGCTGGCCCGCGGCATCGTCGAGGAGGTCACCAGCTGGGAGACCGCCGGCGACACAGCCGGAGCAACCGGGACCTCGACCGGTGAACCCGCCGACCGGTCCTGA
- a CDS encoding DUF1570 domain-containing protein produces MQQLLDERAAAVRAGDLTAFTAGLATGPGVAEGFVQQQRRWFRNLQQLPVGVLSYEVGTQQWDPAALPARRGRASGMFLPVVTTTMRLRGFDDAPVSRVGGFTVSRTDEGYKVVAVDDVEGTEDVALGRAPWDLVELDVRRQDDVGRTLLLLDAASADRAPTLLEEMAQGTARVREAVPFDWDGDVVAYATGAEEVIAAIDDVPGGDVARVGALAFPVYEEPGRPGIASFRFALNPEVLRSDSLFLRRLVTHELLHVAVGTRDDGAPVWVSEGLAEYVGALGLAPTETRIAISVVQRARRIETRLAEGRPVDLSLPASATFNGPGADWHYGLSWYAMEWIAAERGEAAVWRLVRRMAAGDGTSDEDQDAVLRAVIGIDSEQLVRNAVDLVLTTYDR; encoded by the coding sequence GTGCAGCAGCTCCTCGACGAGCGCGCGGCCGCCGTCCGTGCCGGTGACCTCACCGCGTTCACCGCAGGTCTGGCGACCGGGCCCGGGGTGGCCGAGGGCTTCGTCCAGCAGCAGCGCCGGTGGTTCCGCAACCTCCAGCAGCTGCCCGTCGGCGTGCTGAGCTACGAGGTCGGCACCCAGCAGTGGGATCCGGCCGCGCTGCCGGCCCGGCGCGGCCGCGCGAGCGGCATGTTCCTGCCGGTGGTGACCACCACCATGAGGCTGCGCGGCTTCGACGACGCACCGGTCTCGCGCGTCGGCGGCTTCACGGTCTCGCGCACCGACGAGGGGTACAAGGTCGTGGCGGTCGATGACGTCGAGGGCACCGAGGACGTTGCCCTGGGGCGGGCACCGTGGGACCTGGTGGAGCTCGACGTGCGCCGCCAGGACGACGTGGGCCGTACGCTCCTGCTGCTCGACGCGGCCAGCGCCGACCGCGCCCCGACACTGCTCGAGGAGATGGCGCAGGGCACGGCGCGCGTGCGTGAGGCGGTGCCCTTCGACTGGGACGGCGACGTGGTCGCCTACGCCACCGGCGCCGAGGAGGTCATCGCCGCCATCGACGACGTGCCCGGCGGTGACGTCGCGCGGGTGGGGGCGCTGGCCTTCCCCGTCTACGAGGAGCCGGGCCGGCCGGGCATCGCCTCGTTCCGGTTCGCGCTGAACCCCGAGGTGCTGCGGTCCGACAGCCTCTTCCTGCGGCGCCTGGTGACCCACGAGCTGCTCCACGTCGCGGTCGGCACCAGGGACGACGGCGCACCGGTGTGGGTCTCCGAGGGCCTCGCGGAGTACGTCGGCGCACTCGGTCTCGCACCGACCGAGACCAGGATCGCGATCAGCGTCGTGCAGCGGGCCCGCCGCATCGAGACCCGACTGGCCGAAGGGCGCCCGGTGGACCTGTCGCTGCCTGCGTCCGCCACGTTCAACGGTCCTGGGGCCGACTGGCACTACGGCCTGTCCTGGTACGCCATGGAGTGGATCGCGGCCGAGCGCGGCGAGGCCGCGGTGTGGCGGCTCGTGCGCCGGATGGCGGCCGGGGACGGCACCAGCGACGAGGACCAGGACGCCGTGCTCCGAGCCGTGATCGGGATCGACTCCGAGCAGCTGGTGCGCAACGCGGTGGACCTGGTCCTCACCACCTACGACCGGTGA
- a CDS encoding PAC2 family protein → MPDPTRFVHVVDDVVRQVEGADDGEGPVLLHCLDGFLDAGNAGSLLVQHLLSTEVAGPGKVVASFAVDELHDYRARRPALTFAQDHYEAYDTPRLVVRAMTDAEGTPFLLMHGPEPDMHWEGFASAVKHVVDRLGVRLTVGIGSVPMAVPHTRPVKLTQHATGAHLLSQANMWSGEIRVPASASSMTELRLGEWGHDAMGYVAHIPHYLANLDYPAASVALLEALTGALHLQLDGEALREHAARKAGEIAAQIADSEEVREVVQGLEQQYDAFARAEESGAGLLATEQPLPTGDELGSQFEAFLAGLDPDRPPRPDRPEQRGDDQDGDL, encoded by the coding sequence ATGCCGGACCCCACCCGCTTCGTCCACGTCGTCGACGACGTCGTGAGGCAGGTCGAGGGCGCCGACGACGGTGAGGGCCCCGTGCTGCTGCACTGCCTGGACGGCTTCCTCGACGCCGGCAACGCCGGCTCGCTGCTGGTCCAGCACCTGCTCTCGACCGAGGTGGCCGGCCCGGGCAAGGTCGTGGCCAGCTTCGCCGTCGACGAGCTCCACGACTACCGCGCCCGTCGCCCCGCCCTGACCTTCGCGCAGGACCACTACGAGGCGTACGACACCCCGCGCCTGGTCGTCCGGGCGATGACCGACGCCGAGGGCACCCCGTTCCTGCTCATGCACGGTCCCGAGCCCGACATGCACTGGGAGGGGTTCGCCTCGGCGGTCAAGCACGTCGTGGACCGGTTGGGCGTACGCCTGACCGTCGGCATCGGCTCGGTGCCGATGGCGGTGCCGCACACCCGGCCGGTGAAGCTCACCCAGCACGCCACGGGCGCACACCTGCTGAGCCAGGCCAACATGTGGTCCGGCGAGATCCGGGTACCCGCCTCGGCGTCGTCGATGACCGAGCTGCGCCTGGGGGAGTGGGGCCACGACGCGATGGGGTACGTCGCCCACATCCCGCACTACCTCGCCAACCTCGACTACCCGGCCGCCTCCGTCGCCCTGCTCGAGGCGCTCACCGGCGCCCTGCACCTGCAGCTCGACGGCGAGGCGCTGCGCGAGCACGCCGCCCGCAAGGCGGGCGAGATCGCCGCGCAGATCGCGGACTCCGAGGAGGTGCGCGAGGTGGTGCAGGGGCTGGAGCAGCAGTACGACGCCTTCGCCCGTGCCGAGGAGTCCGGCGCGGGGCTGCTGGCCACCGAGCAGCCGTTGCCCACCGGCGACGAGCTCGGGTCGCAGTTCGAGGCGTTCCTCGCTGGGCTCGACCCCGACCGTCCGCCCCGCCCGGACCGGCCCGAGCAGCGCGGCGACGACCAGGACGGCGATCTCTGA
- a CDS encoding acyl-CoA thioesterase II, with product MPSSVHELLDLLDLECIDPNLYRGKQPDTTLQRVFGGQVAASALVAAARTVDADRPVHSLHSYFLRPGDPSVPIIYDVEALRDGRSFATRRVVARQHGHAIFYLTASFQVIEEGLDHAEPMPDVPDPEDCISIADVFRARSPERADHWEREWSALEVRYAGSSAPQGQLESPEHVAQQRLWIRVAGELSDSPVEHTAVLTFASDLTLLGSALVPHGISIGSPRLQPASLDHAMWFHRPLRADEWWLYDQASPSAVGSRGLALARVFSRDGVLAATVAQEGLIRLRD from the coding sequence ATGCCCAGCAGCGTCCACGAGCTCCTGGACCTGCTCGACCTCGAGTGCATCGACCCGAACCTCTACCGCGGCAAGCAGCCCGACACCACGCTCCAGCGGGTCTTCGGCGGGCAGGTCGCCGCCTCTGCGCTGGTGGCCGCCGCGCGCACCGTGGACGCCGACCGGCCGGTGCACTCGCTGCACAGCTACTTCCTGCGGCCCGGTGACCCGAGCGTCCCGATCATCTACGACGTCGAGGCGCTGCGTGACGGGCGATCCTTCGCGACGCGTCGCGTCGTCGCCCGGCAGCACGGGCACGCGATCTTCTACCTGACCGCCAGCTTCCAGGTGATCGAGGAGGGTCTCGACCACGCCGAGCCGATGCCGGACGTCCCCGACCCCGAGGACTGCATCAGCATCGCTGACGTCTTCCGTGCCCGCTCTCCCGAGCGCGCCGACCACTGGGAGCGCGAGTGGTCCGCCCTGGAGGTGCGGTACGCGGGCTCCAGCGCACCGCAGGGGCAGCTGGAGTCCCCCGAGCACGTGGCCCAGCAGCGCTTGTGGATCCGCGTGGCCGGCGAGCTGTCGGACTCCCCGGTCGAGCACACCGCCGTGCTGACCTTCGCCAGCGACCTCACGCTGCTGGGGTCGGCGCTGGTGCCGCACGGCATCTCGATCGGCTCGCCGCGCCTCCAGCCTGCTTCCCTGGACCACGCGATGTGGTTCCACCGACCGCTCCGCGCGGACGAGTGGTGGCTCTACGATCAGGCCTCGCCCTCGGCCGTCGGATCGCGCGGTCTGGCACTGGCCCGGGTCTTCTCCCGTGACGGGGTGCTGGCCGCGACGGTCGCCCAGGAAGGCCTCATCCGGCTGCGCGACTGA
- a CDS encoding peptidoglycan DD-metalloendopeptidase family protein encodes MTAGLAAALIWGSGGVAYAAPSVDQELPFPCGERWAGSTRASHSPSFWSIDFNAADDFGKPVVASAAGHVYRVNDVGDTSYGKYVFIDHGNGESTVYAHLSKFLVQEGAYVDQGEVIGLLGNSGGSYGAHLHYEQRYGSSVGQPFFHQYPFVYDRELRSQNCANAPLTGDWDGDGTSDRGVFARGAQGVFRVKVAPKQVQRVALGSATDQVVAGDWDGDGRDGVAARDALSRTVVLRGLDGQETSRRFAPRTAQLLAGDFDGDGRDTLAFYRPKAGMFVMPRADKKRTRVRWGGDGSLPLVGDWDGDGLDDVGSFDPAAAEFSLRVIDPGTGQPFDVRVPVTGPVEKDVEQDPVTDPDPVTGQVEVEEPTDPEADPAPDPTLTDPEADPAEPETAEAPPTTPEPAPEPEAFELNTETDLASALLPAVGDWDGDGRDDLGLWDPATATWTSWVVNSLERRAAAARSQKFGRPRY; translated from the coding sequence TTGACCGCGGGACTCGCCGCTGCGTTGATCTGGGGCAGCGGAGGAGTCGCGTACGCGGCGCCGTCGGTGGACCAGGAGCTGCCGTTCCCGTGCGGGGAGCGGTGGGCCGGCAGCACCCGGGCGTCGCACTCGCCCAGCTTCTGGTCGATCGACTTCAACGCCGCCGACGACTTCGGCAAGCCCGTGGTCGCCTCGGCGGCCGGCCACGTCTACCGCGTCAACGACGTGGGTGACACCAGCTACGGCAAGTACGTCTTCATCGACCACGGCAACGGCGAGTCGACGGTCTACGCCCACCTGTCGAAGTTCCTGGTGCAGGAGGGCGCGTACGTCGACCAGGGCGAGGTCATCGGGCTGCTGGGCAACTCCGGCGGCTCCTACGGTGCGCACCTGCACTACGAGCAGCGCTACGGCTCCAGTGTGGGCCAACCGTTCTTCCACCAGTACCCGTTCGTCTACGACCGGGAGCTGCGCAGCCAGAACTGCGCGAACGCGCCCCTCACCGGCGACTGGGACGGTGACGGCACCAGCGACCGCGGGGTCTTCGCGCGTGGCGCCCAGGGTGTCTTCCGGGTCAAGGTGGCGCCGAAGCAGGTGCAGCGCGTGGCCCTGGGGTCCGCGACCGACCAGGTCGTGGCCGGCGACTGGGACGGCGACGGGCGCGACGGGGTCGCAGCGCGCGACGCGCTGAGCCGTACCGTCGTCCTCCGCGGGCTCGACGGGCAGGAGACCTCGCGCCGCTTCGCCCCGCGGACGGCACAGCTCCTGGCCGGCGACTTCGACGGCGACGGCCGCGACACCCTCGCGTTCTACCGACCGAAGGCCGGGATGTTCGTCATGCCGCGGGCGGACAAGAAGCGTACGCGGGTGCGGTGGGGCGGCGACGGCTCCCTGCCGCTGGTGGGGGACTGGGACGGTGACGGCCTCGACGACGTCGGCTCCTTCGACCCGGCCGCGGCCGAGTTCTCGTTGCGTGTCATCGACCCGGGGACCGGTCAGCCCTTCGATGTCCGGGTGCCCGTGACCGGGCCGGTCGAGAAGGACGTGGAGCAGGACCCGGTGACCGATCCCGACCCGGTGACGGGCCAGGTGGAGGTCGAGGAGCCGACCGACCCCGAGGCCGATCCGGCACCGGACCCGACCCTCACCGACCCCGAGGCCGACCCGGCCGAGCCGGAGACCGCGGAGGCGCCGCCCACGACCCCGGAGCCGGCGCCCGAGCCCGAGGCCTTCGAGCTCAACACCGAGACCGACCTCGCCTCGGCCCTGCTGCCCGCCGTGGGCGACTGGGACGGTGACGGCCGCGACGACCTCGGCCTGTGGGACCCGGCGACCGCCACGTGGACGAGCTGGGTCGTGAACTCCCTCGAGCGGCGCGCCGCAGCGGCCCGCAGCCAGAAGTTCGGCCGACCGCGCTACTGA